A window from Deltaproteobacteria bacterium encodes these proteins:
- a CDS encoding cell division protein ZapB has translation MQKFDALEEKIGHLLKLCASLEADKAALREVLGRKDTERAELRDRVKKYEKEKGAVREKVEGLLSRLDGLIQNV, from the coding sequence ATGCAGAAGTTTGACGCGTTAGAGGAAAAGATAGGGCATCTTCTGAAGCTTTGCGCCTCGCTCGAGGCCGATAAGGCCGCGCTTCGTGAAGTACTTGGGCGTAAAGACACGGAGAGAGCCGAACTCAGAGACAGGGTTAAAAAATACGAAAAGGAGAAAGGGGCAGTAAGGGAAAAGGTCGAAGGGTTGCTAAGCAGGCTTGACGGTCTTATCCAAAACGTTTGA
- a CDS encoding glutamate synthase-related protein, translating into MFKSLAPPEFLATIDTDKCIRCKRCIHNCGWSVYSWGGDRVLIDTMKCVKCLRCYHYCPVEAIEIKDNPTRFRSNANWGYYNIRNIKKQAETGGMPLTGMGSDMPYPVLFDNLLLDACQVTNPSIDPLREPMELRTYLGKKPSKVEVERGKDGSLKVKTKMPPQIKIELPFIFSPMSFGSISLNAQKVLAMAAKECGILMNTGEGGLHEDLLPYKDSIIVQVASGRFGVNPDYLNAGVAVEIKIGQGAKPGIGGHLPGEKIPLEVAKTRMIPVGTDALSPAPQHDIYSIEDLRQLIYAIKEATNYKPVSVKIAAVHNVAAIASGIVRAGADIVYLDGFRGGTGAAPVAIRDHMGIPIEHALAAVDDRLREEGIRNEASIIAAGGIRSAADAVKAIALGADAVAIATGALITMGCTVCGKCYTGNCSWGITTQRPELTARLDPEIFAERLANLIHAWSHEFKEILGALGVNAVESLRGSRERLRGVGLDTATLDILGVKAAGR; encoded by the coding sequence ATGTTCAAGAGTCTTGCGCCGCCGGAGTTCCTGGCGACGATAGATACAGACAAATGCATCAGGTGTAAGAGATGCATCCATAACTGCGGCTGGAGCGTGTATTCGTGGGGCGGGGACCGCGTGCTTATCGACACGATGAAGTGCGTGAAGTGCCTTCGCTGCTACCACTACTGCCCGGTCGAGGCAATCGAGATAAAGGACAACCCAACGCGTTTTAGGTCTAACGCCAACTGGGGCTACTATAATATCAGGAACATAAAGAAGCAGGCGGAGACAGGCGGCATGCCGCTAACCGGCATGGGAAGCGATATGCCCTATCCCGTGCTCTTTGATAATCTTCTTTTAGACGCGTGCCAGGTCACGAACCCTTCCATCGATCCGCTAAGGGAGCCGATGGAGCTTAGGACTTATCTCGGTAAGAAGCCGTCGAAGGTGGAGGTAGAGAGAGGCAAGGACGGTTCTTTGAAGGTCAAGACAAAGATGCCGCCGCAAATCAAGATAGAACTGCCGTTTATATTCTCTCCCATGAGCTTTGGCTCCATAAGCCTTAACGCGCAGAAGGTGCTTGCCATGGCCGCGAAGGAGTGCGGCATACTGATGAACACCGGAGAGGGCGGGTTGCATGAAGATCTCCTTCCTTATAAGGACAGCATAATCGTGCAGGTTGCTTCCGGACGTTTCGGCGTTAACCCGGATTATCTTAACGCAGGTGTGGCTGTCGAGATAAAGATAGGCCAGGGCGCTAAGCCCGGAATAGGCGGCCATCTGCCCGGAGAGAAAATCCCGCTCGAGGTCGCAAAGACGAGGATGATACCGGTCGGCACGGACGCGCTTAGTCCTGCTCCGCAGCACGACATATATTCGATAGAGGATCTAAGGCAGCTCATATACGCGATAAAAGAAGCAACGAACTATAAGCCAGTTTCCGTAAAGATAGCGGCCGTGCATAACGTAGCGGCAATAGCCTCTGGCATTGTGCGCGCAGGCGCGGATATTGTTTATCTGGACGGCTTTAGAGGCGGCACAGGGGCCGCGCCCGTGGCGATAAGGGACCACATGGGCATACCGATAGAGCATGCCCTTGCGGCAGTGGACGATAGGCTAAGGGAAGAGGGTATAAGGAACGAGGCCTCTATAATCGCGGCAGGTGGCATAAGAAGCGCAGCCGACGCTGTAAAGGCAATTGCGCTTGGCGCCGATGCCGTAGCTATAGCAACAGGAGCGCTCATTACAATGGGCTGCACGGTGTGCGGCAAGTGTTACACAGGCAACTGCTCCTGGGGCATTACCACACAGAGGCCGGAGCTTACGGCAAGGCTCGATCCCGAGATATTTGCCGAGAGGCTTGCTAATCTAATACACGCATGGAGCCATGAGTTTAAGGAAATACTCGGCGCACTTGGCGTGAACGCGGTAGAGAGCTTAAGGGGCAGCCGTGAGAGGCTTCGCGGCGTGGGGCTCGATACGGCGACACTCGATATACTCGGCGTAAAGGCCGCAGGCAGATAA
- the zapA gene encoding cell division protein ZapA: MKRVVELSILGHKLAVTSDESEEYIKAVEECLARTIEEVRGTTKAVATLDLALLVALNLAGEFVKVKTELERLEKRSGELVDQLEKKVS, translated from the coding sequence GTGAAAAGAGTGGTTGAGTTAAGCATACTCGGGCATAAGCTCGCTGTTACGAGCGATGAGAGCGAGGAATATATAAAGGCCGTCGAGGAGTGCCTCGCCAGGACGATAGAGGAAGTGCGCGGAACTACAAAAGCGGTGGCAACGCTCGATTTAGCGCTTCTTGTTGCGCTTAATCTGGCCGGAGAGTTCGTAAAGGTCAAGACCGAACTCGAGAGGCTGGAGAAGAGATCGGGCGAACTTGTGGATCAACTCGAAAAAAAGGTATCTTGA